A window of Rhizoctonia solani chromosome 5, complete sequence genomic DNA:
TCCGCTGTCGTCTAATGACCGTCCTCTCAATTGTGATATACGTTCCTGTAATAGTGCTGGCCGCGGTGTTTGCATGATAACCGTAGGGGCTGTGAAGGTTTGGGCTCGTTGAATTTATTGTTGAGTCGCTATCATATATCTTTGTTTTCACCACTGCTTTTATCTGCATTATGGCTGTAACAGTACTCCCCCGGTGTATCATCTCCGCGTAAttatgttttttttttcgaactttggacttgttttcTATGCCTTTGTTGTTCTTTCTTAtatttttgtttgttttatCGGGTTTACTCATCTGCGATGCCTTATCTACCTCTCCCTCTAGATCTAGTATCTGTTTTTGCTTTATGTGTTGGCGTGGTACAACCTTGCTGTCCGTTCCTTTCTCATCACACCTCGACGGGACTTCCCTGTATATATTCTTTTTCGGTTGAATTATGGTGTTTAAAACCGAAAGTGAGACTATTTGTCTACTGAGGATGGAGCGGAGTCTAAGCGCCGGCAAAGTCGCATGGTCTCATCGACCACAAGTCACAGCGCAGTGCCTTCTCCACTACGAGATACTTGATGAGCTGGCAGAATTCAAGTTGATTCTCGGCCTCTATGTCCACGTATTACTCTTGTGGGGAACCAGTCCCAAGGGATTTGACTGTCTACCTAGTGAACTTGTGGTTCGTATTCTCGAGTATTGTGGATATCCAGATATCTTGCGATTCTCCCAAGTGAGTCATTTGTTATATTGTATGCTTGTATCTTATTTACTCCAGTGGATTTCTTCGCAGACATGTCGAGATCATTACTTGCTTGTAGAAAGTTCTACCCGTCTTCGCTTACAGATTGAAATCGGCGCCAATGGACTTCAGTGGCCTTATCGGTGGCTTGCCGCTGGAGGACAGTCTCAAGAATTGCTGGAAAAGTTGGTTCAATGTCGGGATGGTACGCACCTATTCATCTCATCTTATGGTATTCTGATTTCGGCCCTAGATTGGCTTGATCTACGCCTAGCCGCTGGCGTATCCCTCCCACGGACGACTTCGAGCCAGCGATTCACGCTCTGGGAATTACGTCGGGGTGTGTTTGCTAGTGCATTCTCCGTAGGAGAACACCGACACTTGGAGGCGGACGCGCTCAAGATGATTGCTCTCGACTCACCTGTTACCGAATGGACTCTCAGGTTTGATACGACGTTTCACGAATTGACCATCGATCCATCTCAAGACTTGCTGGTTCTCGCTGTTACTCAGACTTTAAAGTAAGCAAGATTTCTGTTTCATAATCATGGTCTCGTCCTCATTGGATATTCGATAGCCCGCATCTGCACTACCTCGACATTAGCCTTCGTTCACTCCGAACTGGGCTTGCACACCCATCCGCCAGACTTGGAATTATTCCTTTTCGGGTTCCATTCTCCCTCTCTCCCCACCATATCTACAGCACAGTATCCCTATCTGTCACCAACGATGTACTTCTCGTCAGCCTAATCGCCAATACGACCGAGCTGTATTCCAACGTATTGGCTATCGACTGGAAAGCCGGAGTACTTTTACTCCAAACATCTTGGCGCCTTGGTCTGTGTAGCGCAACACTACTTCACAACAATTGTCTTTTGGTTTTTGAAGCCGTTATTTCTAACACGGACGAAATGGGGGAAGCTGTAACTGGAAAGCCCGATTCGCTGGGACTCCTAGTTTACGATCGCATGCGGACTCCTGAAGCCTACGAGCACGATACCATCCAATCCCGTATCCACTTGTTGAATGTATCCTTCCGGGTCGAATCTATGAGATTTGAATTCCCCACACTTGCAACGAACGTTTGGATTCTTGCCAGTGATTTTTTGGTCCGTGCTGCTCCTGTATCCGATCATGCTCTTTATCACACGCCAGATTTTGTGCCCGATTATGCGTGCCGTACTCTGAGTCTTAGTATGCGGATCATCTCTGCAGAGTCTCCGGCCAGCCTTCTTATTTTTGTAGATTCGGCCAAGTTGCTTTCATATCTTGAACGAGCAAAGGCTGAAGACCTAACATCTATCCCATGGGCCACTTGGGGAGAATACTCGACACGCTGGATATATTACTTGAGCGAACCAAATCCGTGGATCAATTGGATACAGGGAACCAGATACGTTCTCGGAAGGCAAGTTGTCGATGAACAAAATGACGGTGACGACATCCAGTATATTGCCATTGCGGATTTCCATCATCCTACTGTTCGCCGATTTGCGTCTCGCCTTGAAGATCACTATGCTCTACCACTCCCAGAACACGACATCAAACGGCGAGAGACTATTGGTTCCGGTCGATGGGCATTTTTTGGCAATTATTCTGAACGGAATCTCGAACCAGGGGTACTCGCGGTGGACTTTGTAGACACCGAAACCCCTACTGTTCTCCGTGGTCTCAGTCTAGACCCCATTATATCACGACTTCCATATAGACTAGTCGTAACAAGGCCTGGCTCGTTGGTAGCGGATTGTACCGACTGGATGATTGACGACAATCGGATTATTGGAGTCGGAGTGAGCATATTTTATAATATGGTAGAATAGATTACTCATAGAGCTCAAAGCCAAACCCCACAACAGGGCGATTTGGTGATTTGATAACCATCCAGTCTCTGCAAAGCGGACCACACACCACCCCGTATAATCCCCCGCCCCAGTCTGAACTTGTTAAAATGCTTCATGAGTAGGGATAGGTAAATAATAACTGAAATCTGGCTCTTTCTCTGTTAATCCAGTCTTGAATATAATATTTTATCGCTTAAGTTGAGACAGGGGCGAGTTGATGTATCTTTATGAAGATTATGTACTGATTATCGGTATCTTCGGTTGCATGTACAAGTTCAAGGGATTTCGTTTATATGAAAAACTGTTTTGTATATAAGGCTTCAAGAATGTAATCATCTTGAGGATGCATAACCCATCTCAAGAGTTTGTCTACCCATTGGTGGAATTGTTAAATATACTCAGCGTGAATCTAAATCCTACAAATTCTGCCAGATTCATAAGTTATGTGTTACACCCCAATGATCCATAGTACAAAATGGCATAAACCAGTCGTTAAAATTCATAGTTGATACAATGCAGCGCATGTATGCAACTGCGGTGCATCATCTTCCTGCCCTCCACCTGTGAAAACCTTACTTTCCATATGACTTGGCTGTCTCCCTAAACTTGTGGAATGTATTGCCCTTGTGAGGTGGGTTCACCTTCATCTAAGGTTAGCGGCAGCCGAGTAGTTCTTACGAATTGGAACATACGGCAAAGACCATTCCATCGGCACAATGGCCAGTCTGGCCACAGTAAAACCAGTGAGGCTTGTCCTGAAAGAAAAGGGCGTCACATTCTCAGGTTGATAGTTTAATTTGAGTTGGGTATGCACTCACGTCAGCAACTTTGAATACTTTAGTCGGGAAATGTTTGGTGCCTGGCGGAACAGGGACGCTGCCCAAAACAAACTCGTCACTCCTTCTAATGGCCTACTTCAAGCAGGACTCACAATCCAGTACGGAAACCACCATCAATGCGATTACACGGTTGGCTGAAAGAACTCTCCGTGACGGTGTGGTTCTTGGGATGGCTATTTGATTGTAAATTATGAATACTTTCTATGGATCAATTTTGGGAGCCATATAACACTTACAACTCGAATTTGATGTAATCTCCGATCTTGGCGCTCACATACTCTGGATCGTATCGAAACTTTCCTCCAGCCCCAACAATAACACGGTGAGTTTTGGGGTAATGCCAATCTCCCCGTGCTTCGAGTTCAGCGTTAATTTGATCGGCGCCGGATGGGAGTGGGTTGGCGATAACTGATGTAAGAGCGAGAGTGGCGGTGAGTGATACAAATAGTAGGTTGAGAATCATCATTGGTAGTGTCGTAGAAGGTGGATATAAGAAAATATGTGAGAGCGGAAGAGGGGAGGGAGGTGGATGAACAGAACACCAGCCGCGGTTTTTATGGTGTGCTCGGGCATGTGTGCAACAGTCTTCCCAGCTCATGTAGCCATGGCCAGGGGCAAACACGCTGATCGGATTAGCAACTCCTTAGCATACAGCCAGACCATCCAGACTATAGTTCGCATAGCCACCGATTCGATCGTTACGTAGTCTTGGCGTGTACTCTGCCCATTTACCCCAGTTTTCTAATAGTTTACCACTCGAAAGCGTCTAGTACTGCTATTAATTTCGGGCAGTGGGCGCTCATTAGGGCACTGCATAATATAGAAATCGATGCCAAGTTCAATTTGATCGGGCATGAATATCACACTGCCACAAGCAAGTACAGCAACCACGAGACATATGTGTTAGTGTCTCTGTCCGTTGGATGGCACTCAAGACCCTAAAGCCTCTTATATCTCGTCTCACGATACGAATGACATCAAAAATGCCATTCAGACACACCAAATGATCAAGTGGCTATAGCCACTGGCTTTGTCATCTAATTTGTAATATGCTCAGCTGGCTAACGTTATCCCGTACGTTAACTTACGCAAGCAAGTTGGGAGGTCCAAAGTCCACCTAAGCTGAGCTCTTTTCGCCGCGACGCACTTCCAGAATCGAATACCGGCAATCCGTGCATATACACACGTTCTGTTATTATCATGTCTGTCACAATTTCGACTACCATCAACGGCTCTGTACCTCTTCCAGAGCCCAATACCGCGTTACCTCCTGATGCCGATACTCTCCCCATTATCGACGTCTCATCATATATCCCAAACCACCCGAACAACACTCCCGAGGCACGCCAACAGACTGCAAAGGCTTTGCATGCAGCCTGCCGCGACTTTGGTTTCTTCTATCTCAATATCGCAAGTCTGATCGAGGAAGCTCAGACAAACGAACTTGCGGAACTTGGTCACCAGTTTTTCAGGCTTAAGCAGGAGGTAAAAGATGCTCTGCATATCCAAAATCAGGATCTAGCAAGGGGTGAGTCAAGGCGGCATACTAGGACCTGGCTGATTCTGGAACGTTTATGCTTGATTCTATCGCAGGGTATCAGAGACTGGGAGGTAAGTTGAGCTTGGACATCCGTATAAATCGAAAGTCGTATACATTGTTGAAATTATTTGTTATACAGAAAACATAACCCAAGGAAAGACAGACATGCACGAAGGCCTCGATTTTTATGCTCCGGTAGCCAAACCAGACAAGACCAAACCCCTCTGGGGAGAGAACCAATGGCCAACTGACGAAGACCTTCCTGGCTTCAGAAGCGCGTACGAAAAGTGGATTGTTCAGATGAAAGAGCTAGGTTTTGTAGTAATGGAAGCGTGAGTGGGGTATTCTGTATGACGTCTGATCTTTGATCGAGCGCTTGAATAGTATGGCGGATGGTTTGGGGATGACCGGAGAAGAGTGGCTGGACTTG
This region includes:
- a CDS encoding F-box protein, which gives rise to MERSLSAGKVAWSHRPQVTAQCLLHYEILDELAEFKLILGLYVHVLLLWGTSPKGFDCLPSELVVRILEYCGYPDILRFSQTCRDHYLLVESSTRLRLQIEIGANGLQWPYRWLAAGGQSQELLEKLVQCRDDWLDLRLAAGVSLPRTTSSQRFTLWELRRGVFASAFSVGEHRHLEADALKMIALDSPVTEWTLRFDTTFHELTIDPSQDLLVLAVTQTLNPHLHYLDISLRSLRTGLAHPSARLGIIPFRVPFSLSPHHIYSTVSLSVTNDVLLVSLIANTTELYSNVLAIDWKAGVLLLQTSWRLGLCSATLLHNNCLLVFEAVISNTDEMGEAVTGKPDSLGLLVYDRMRTPEAYEHDTIQSRIHLLNVSFRVESMRFEFPTLATNVWILASDFLVRAAPVSDHALYHTPDFVPDYACRTLSLSMRIISAESPASLLIFVDSAKLLSYLERAKAEDLTSIPWATWGEYSTRWIYYLSEPNPWINWIQGTRYVLGRQVVDEQNDGDDIQYIAIADFHHPTVRRFASRLEDHYALPLPEHDIKRRETIGSGRWAFFGNYSERNLEPGVLAVDFVDTETPTVLRGLSLDPIISRLPYRLVVTRPGSLVADCTDWMIDDNRIIGVGPNPTTGRFGDLITIQSLQSGPHTTPYNPPPQSELVKMLHE